From Anaerohalosphaera lusitana, one genomic window encodes:
- a CDS encoding acyltransferase family protein: protein MSQTQEAQTINVKSKRLVSLDALRGFDMFWIVGGDRLLKALLLVMGLESAHAAVSKQFIHAPWHGFTAYDLIFPLFLFISGVTMPFSLGKQIQTGTPRSKIYLKIFKRGLLLVLLGCIYNGMLSLDFANLRYPSVLGFIGLSWMFAALIFVNTTWKSQLGWTAGLLLVYWGAMTFVPVPGHGAGDLSMEGNLVGYIDRLILPGKLYRGVFDPQGTFSLVTGTGTALIGALAGTMLVGKNKLSEKWLTVGLLVLAGIGCVLLGLLWNIVFPINKEMWTSSFTVFTAGLSFLLLAVFYSIIDVIGFSRWAFPFILIGLNAITIYLGAHHVINFGHTTNFFFAGLVNKVGGNWGHFIWAFGFVLIELTFLYVLYKKKLFLKV from the coding sequence ATGAGCCAAACGCAAGAGGCACAAACAATAAATGTCAAGTCCAAGCGTCTCGTATCACTTGATGCACTTCGCGGTTTCGATATGTTCTGGATCGTCGGCGGTGATCGGCTTCTCAAAGCTCTGCTGTTGGTTATGGGCCTGGAAAGCGCGCATGCCGCAGTCAGCAAGCAGTTCATACACGCCCCTTGGCACGGCTTCACCGCTTATGATCTCATATTCCCGCTTTTTCTGTTCATTTCTGGTGTTACGATGCCTTTCTCCCTCGGCAAGCAGATCCAGACCGGTACCCCGCGAAGCAAAATTTATCTCAAGATATTCAAACGCGGCCTTCTGCTTGTGCTGCTTGGCTGCATCTATAACGGCATGCTCAGTCTGGATTTTGCTAACCTGCGATACCCCAGCGTTTTGGGCTTTATCGGGCTATCCTGGATGTTTGCTGCTCTTATCTTTGTAAACACCACCTGGAAATCTCAGCTCGGCTGGACTGCCGGTCTGCTCCTTGTTTATTGGGGCGCAATGACATTCGTTCCCGTTCCCGGCCATGGGGCAGGCGATCTTTCCATGGAAGGCAATCTTGTCGGCTACATCGACCGCCTGATCTTGCCAGGCAAACTCTACCGCGGTGTTTTCGATCCGCAGGGCACCTTTTCGCTTGTCACGGGTACAGGTACCGCGCTGATCGGCGCACTTGCGGGAACGATGCTGGTGGGTAAAAACAAGCTCTCAGAAAAATGGCTCACTGTTGGTCTGCTGGTTCTCGCCGGCATTGGCTGTGTGCTCCTGGGTCTACTCTGGAATATCGTATTTCCCATCAACAAGGAGATGTGGACCAGCTCGTTCACCGTTTTCACTGCAGGTCTTAGCTTTCTTTTGCTCGCAGTCTTCTACAGCATTATCGACGTGATCGGTTTTAGCCGATGGGCCTTCCCCTTCATTCTCATTGGGCTCAATGCCATTACCATTTATCTTGGTGCCCATCATGTAATCAACTTCGGCCACACGACCAACTTCTTTTTTGCAGGTCTAGTAAACAAGGTCGGGGGCAACTGGGGCCATTTTATTTGGGCTTTCGGTTTCGTCCTTATCGAACTAACGTTCTTGTACGTGCTTTATAAAAAGAAGCTGTTTTTGAAGGTCTAG
- a CDS encoding Cdc6/Cdc18 family protein, whose amino-acid sequence MDLTEYVQRQKHVVAQQSRAVRDFTVFDYNYIPEKPFIRSESKQIIDAMLRFDVSGIATNFAVIGSRGSGKTLTMKYLARVVPAQTDLSMRYVNCRHHNTSFKILARLLNKRCTGLSLDKLFEMFSESITGKTVFVLDEVDLMSAKDKNRDILYLLSRSEKPVMVIMLSNNPHLLRELDAASKSSLQLVQMHFANYNAEQINAILLERAQKGLVSYDYTEVSEIAAMTTKKTNSDTRVAIKTLYYNVTEPQKSVESCFENARKDIVIDVINDLSDQNLLILTAAAQNKSDLTKNIYDLYCRLCRSQCEKPFSYVYYYSNLGYLQSIGLIALVSTKFGRTYTNRVVLTFNHSILFDTCRLRFSRVPAPRS is encoded by the coding sequence ATGGATTTAACCGAGTATGTGCAAAGACAAAAACACGTCGTCGCTCAACAGAGCAGGGCGGTCAGGGACTTTACGGTCTTTGACTACAACTACATCCCGGAAAAACCGTTTATCAGAAGCGAATCAAAGCAGATCATCGATGCTATGCTGCGGTTTGACGTTTCCGGCATTGCGACTAATTTTGCGGTCATAGGCTCTAGAGGTTCCGGAAAGACGCTTACCATGAAATACCTGGCCAGGGTCGTTCCGGCCCAGACCGATCTTAGCATGCGGTATGTCAACTGCCGGCATCACAATACCAGCTTCAAGATACTCGCAAGGCTGCTCAACAAGAGGTGTACTGGCCTAAGTCTCGACAAGCTCTTTGAGATGTTCAGTGAATCGATCACCGGCAAAACGGTCTTCGTGCTGGATGAGGTCGATCTTATGAGCGCAAAGGACAAAAACCGCGACATCCTCTACCTGCTCAGCAGAAGCGAAAAGCCTGTTATGGTGATAATGCTCTCAAACAATCCGCATCTTTTAAGGGAGCTCGATGCGGCTTCTAAAAGCTCGCTTCAACTGGTGCAGATGCATTTTGCCAATTACAACGCTGAGCAGATAAACGCTATCCTGCTGGAGAGGGCACAGAAGGGTCTTGTCAGTTACGACTATACAGAAGTCTCTGAAATCGCGGCAATGACCACCAAAAAGACCAACTCCGATACTCGGGTTGCGATAAAGACGCTTTACTATAACGTCACCGAACCGCAAAAGTCGGTCGAGTCGTGCTTTGAGAATGCCCGCAAGGACATCGTCATCGATGTAATAAACGATCTGTCCGATCAGAACCTGTTAATCCTCACTGCCGCCGCACAGAATAAATCCGATCTCACCAAGAACATTTATGACCTGTACTGCAGGTTGTGCCGCAGTCAGTGTGAAAAGCCCTTCAGCTATGTTTACTATTATTCCAATCTTGGCTACCTGCAGTCGATTGGGCTGATTGCGCTGGTCTCGACGAAATTCGGCAGGACGTATACCAATCGCGTGGTCCTAACCTTCAACCACAGCATCCTCTTCGACACCTGTCGGCTGAGGTTTTCAAGAGTACCCGCACCCCGGAGTTAA